CCCCGTACAACCCCCGAATCTGGCAGCGGCTCAACGACATCGCCGCCGAGATCCGCAGAATCGACCCGCACCACCCAGTGATGACCGTCGTGGGCGACAGCCAGTATGAACGCAAGATCCAAGAAATCGCCAGATGCTGCACCGACATGGACCTGCTGGGGATCAACACCTATGCCAACATCGCGGAGTTGACGGAACTCACGCGTAAGTACTGGCCCAAGGCGTATGTGGTTGCCGAGTGGGGTCCGACCGGGCACTGGCAAGTGCCTAAGACCGCGTGGCGCGTCCCCATTGAGGAAACAAGCACGGAGAAGGCCCGTGCCATCCACGATCGCTACACGCGGATCATCCGGGCCGACACGACCCAGTGCCTAG
This genomic stretch from Anaerobaca lacustris harbors:
- a CDS encoding glycoside hydrolase family 2 TIM barrel-domain containing protein, which translates into the protein MGTHTSFTIAQWDGAWRLLREGEPFYIQGAVGWQSFDLLRQSGGNAIRTGANRAGLDRAHEAGLAALVNLPVHGERSGMDWEDEQMVMQQKQRILQIVRDLKDHPAVMLWAAGNELDWIPPGTPYNPRIWQRLNDIAAEIRRIDPHHPVMTVVGDSQYERKIQEIARCCTDMDLLGINTYANIAELTELTRKYWPKAYVVAEWGPTGHWQVPKTAWRVPIEETSTEKARAIHDRYTRIIRADTTQCL